The following proteins are encoded in a genomic region of Desulfuromonas acetoxidans DSM 684:
- a CDS encoding NifS family cysteine desulfurase, with the protein MERIYLDNNATTIVDPTVREAMDPFYCHMYGNPNSLHSFGIEVRPYLHQAMEQMYAAINAGDEDDIIINSCATEGNNTVIMGMYFSLLKETRKKRIVTTQLEHPCIREACRFLETQGVKVTYLAPDRQGLITPEMVKEVISDKTALVSVMWANNETGLILPIKEIAEVCKEKGVYFHTDAVQAIGKVKVDMQDVPADFLTFSAHKFHGPKGAGGLYVRKGGMLPPLLHGGEQMGGHRAGTVDVPGMVGMGKAMEIAVESLEYENTHVRRLRDKFEDALMQIDDVLVVGDRDLRTPNTVYVSIRGVEGEAMIWDLNQNGIAASTGSACASESLEASPILTAIGADKELAHTGVRFSLSRFTTEKEIDFTIEVVKKAVVRLRQLSTSY; encoded by the coding sequence ATGGAACGAATCTATCTTGACAACAATGCCACCACCATTGTCGACCCGACAGTGCGTGAAGCCATGGATCCATTTTATTGCCACATGTACGGCAATCCCAACTCCTTGCACTCGTTCGGCATTGAAGTGCGTCCCTACCTTCATCAGGCGATGGAACAGATGTATGCGGCCATCAACGCCGGTGATGAAGATGATATTATCATCAACTCCTGTGCCACCGAGGGCAACAATACGGTGATCATGGGCATGTACTTCAGCCTGCTCAAGGAGACACGCAAAAAGCGTATTGTCACCACGCAATTGGAGCATCCGTGTATTCGTGAAGCCTGTCGATTTCTTGAAACTCAGGGCGTCAAAGTGACCTATCTGGCTCCGGACCGTCAGGGGTTGATTACGCCGGAAATGGTTAAAGAGGTAATTAGCGACAAGACGGCTCTGGTGTCAGTGATGTGGGCAAACAATGAAACCGGCTTGATTCTGCCGATAAAAGAGATCGCCGAAGTCTGTAAGGAGAAGGGTGTTTATTTCCATACCGACGCGGTGCAGGCAATCGGCAAAGTGAAGGTCGATATGCAGGATGTCCCGGCGGATTTTCTTACCTTCAGTGCCCATAAGTTCCATGGTCCGAAAGGGGCGGGCGGCCTGTATGTGCGTAAGGGGGGCATGTTGCCGCCGCTGTTACACGGTGGTGAGCAGATGGGTGGCCATCGTGCCGGAACCGTTGATGTGCCGGGGATGGTCGGCATGGGCAAGGCGATGGAGATTGCCGTTGAGAGTCTGGAATACGAAAACACCCATGTGCGCCGTCTGCGAGATAAGTTCGAAGATGCCTTGATGCAGATTGATGATGTGCTGGTGGTCGGTGACCGCGATCTTCGCACGCCGAATACGGTGTATGTCAGTATCCGTGGTGTTGAGGGAGAGGCGATGATCTGGGACTTGAACCAGAACGGCATTGCCGCTTCAACGGGCAGCGCCTGTGCATCGGAATCACTCGAAGCCAGTCCGATCCTTACGGCCATCGGGGCTGACAAAGAGCTGGCCCATACCGGCGTTCGTTTCAGTTTGTCACGCTTTACCACGGAAAAAGAGATTGACTTTACCATTGAGGTGGTCAAAAAAGCCGTGGTTCGTTTGCGTCAACTGTCCACCTCATACTAA
- a CDS encoding cytochrome c3 family protein, protein MRGIVILCLLLMGADTVWGMVSGPCANCHTMHNSQNDSAVYADGPSSHLLSNSCVGCHSHATDTIVELGETRIPIVFTQNRPTYPAVGTPTSTLAGGNFYWVSQEGGDAYGHNVYGISGEDGTLTTAPGTSLGASGGGAGECADCHATLASNNPISGCTGCHVPHHHANDSADVVDGAGGWYRFLGENEAMVGDSGTYGVTGIEDEDWEQNPTSTQHNTYMGTTEVYEKSVNSYMRTESMGQFCAGCHGNFHHDMNEDQAGLTGAWIRHPSDVVLPDTGDYKEYTVYNPLVPVAKTSLTGQKNSSEVVPGSDVVTCISCHRPHGSPYPDMLRWDYAAMVASAGSNTSGCFVCHSSKDD, encoded by the coding sequence ATGCGTGGGATTGTTATTTTATGTCTATTGCTGATGGGGGCGGATACAGTCTGGGGGATGGTGTCCGGACCCTGTGCAAACTGTCATACCATGCACAACAGCCAAAATGACTCGGCGGTCTATGCCGATGGACCGTCGAGTCATTTGCTCTCTAATAGCTGTGTCGGCTGTCACAGCCACGCCACCGATACCATTGTTGAACTCGGAGAAACGCGCATCCCCATTGTCTTCACCCAGAACCGGCCGACTTATCCGGCTGTTGGTACGCCGACTTCCACCTTGGCCGGAGGGAATTTCTACTGGGTGTCCCAAGAGGGCGGTGATGCTTATGGTCACAATGTCTATGGAATCTCAGGCGAGGATGGCACGTTAACCACCGCACCGGGAACGTCTCTGGGGGCGAGTGGCGGTGGTGCCGGTGAATGTGCGGATTGTCATGCCACGTTGGCCAGCAATAACCCCATCAGTGGGTGTACCGGTTGTCATGTGCCGCATCATCATGCCAATGACTCTGCTGATGTTGTTGATGGCGCGGGAGGTTGGTACCGTTTTCTCGGTGAGAATGAGGCCATGGTGGGTGATTCCGGAACCTATGGTGTTACGGGCATTGAAGACGAAGATTGGGAGCAGAATCCAACCTCAACACAGCACAACACCTATATGGGAACCACAGAGGTGTATGAAAAAAGCGTTAACTCCTATATGCGCACGGAATCCATGGGTCAGTTTTGCGCCGGTTGTCACGGCAATTTCCATCACGATATGAATGAGGATCAGGCTGGACTTACTGGCGCCTGGATTCGTCATCCCTCTGATGTGGTGTTGCCGGATACTGGTGATTATAAGGAATACACGGTCTATAATCCGTTGGTGCCGGTGGCGAAAACATCACTGACCGGCCAGAAAAACAGTTCTGAGGTGGTGCCGGGTTCAGATGTGGTGACCTGTATTTCCTGCCATCGTCCACACGGATCACCCTATCCGGATATGCTGCGTTGGGATTATGCGGCAATGGTTGCCAGCGCGGGCAGCAATACCAGTGGTTGCTTTGTTTGTCATAGCAGTAAGGATGATTAG
- a CDS encoding iron-sulfur cluster assembly scaffold protein NifU — protein sequence MGKNDLIGGSLWEQYSQKVSDRMNNPRYFGELTEEDAKRLGGRLVIANEGAESCGDTVRLFWVVGDEDEVIKAATFKSFGCGTAIASTDMMAEMCIGKTVDEATKITNLDVEMALRDTEDQAAVPPQKMHCSVMAYEVIKQAAAIYRNVDVETLKDKDIVCECARVSLQMVEDAIRINDLTTIEEIADYTKAGAFCKSCIEPGGHEKRDVYLVDILARVRAEMEAERNPEGAKVDDFVTLSIVKQVKEIEAVLDRHVRPALAGDGGGIELDDVQPGENDGQVYVHVKYKGACKGCAGSVAGTLGFVQTMLQENLSEAIRVVVA from the coding sequence ATGGGTAAAAATGATTTGATTGGCGGCTCTCTCTGGGAGCAGTATTCACAAAAAGTATCCGACCGCATGAACAATCCGCGTTATTTCGGTGAGCTGACCGAAGAGGACGCCAAGCGTCTCGGCGGGCGACTGGTGATTGCCAACGAGGGCGCTGAGTCCTGTGGCGATACCGTGCGACTGTTCTGGGTTGTTGGTGACGAAGATGAGGTGATCAAAGCGGCAACCTTTAAATCGTTTGGTTGCGGAACCGCGATTGCCTCCACGGATATGATGGCGGAGATGTGTATCGGCAAGACCGTTGATGAAGCCACCAAGATTACCAATTTGGATGTTGAGATGGCGCTGCGTGACACCGAAGACCAGGCGGCGGTGCCGCCGCAGAAAATGCACTGTAGTGTCATGGCCTACGAGGTGATCAAGCAGGCTGCGGCCATTTATCGCAATGTTGATGTCGAAACGTTGAAAGACAAGGATATTGTCTGCGAATGTGCCCGGGTGTCGCTGCAGATGGTTGAAGACGCGATCCGTATCAATGATCTGACCACCATCGAAGAGATTGCCGATTACACCAAGGCCGGCGCTTTCTGCAAGTCCTGTATTGAACCGGGCGGCCATGAAAAGCGCGATGTGTATCTGGTTGATATCCTCGCTCGAGTGCGTGCCGAGATGGAGGCGGAGCGCAATCCGGAAGGCGCCAAGGTGGATGATTTTGTCACCCTGTCGATCGTCAAGCAGGTCAAGGAGATTGAGGCCGTTCTCGACCGCCATGTCCGTCCGGCCCTGGCTGGTGATGGTGGTGGTATTGAACTCGATGATGTTCAGCCAGGTGAAAATGATGGCCAGGTGTATGTTCACGTCAAATACAAAGGGGCCTGTAAGGGCTGCGCCGGAAGTGTTGCCGGTACTCTTGGCTTTGTTCAGACAATGCTTCAGGAAAACCTCAGTGAAGCCATTCGCGTGGTTGTCGCCTGA